A single Staphylococcus muscae DNA region contains:
- a CDS encoding 2-keto-4-pentenoate hydratase → MAQQPQQLAETVFQAYKTQQPIPFLNPKENVDEVLGYQTQDALIEQLKAHNNTDVAGYKVSMTSAETQAYANTHEPAYGTLLKTVIQQSGATVKLDNLFAPLIEPELVFVITEDLPSNPSIEDVLNHSQLAPAIEVPDARYQDWFPNFTLGDLLADNTATGLVVVGEPVAQLDYDKLGAVTMSLKHNGTEVKTGIASEVLGNPVKAVQWLSQKLASHDKSLKKGNVISSGTFIPPIKAEQGTYTVDYQHVGQVTVTFE, encoded by the coding sequence ATGGCGCAACAACCACAGCAACTAGCAGAGACAGTTTTTCAAGCTTACAAAACACAACAACCTATCCCTTTTCTCAACCCTAAAGAGAACGTTGATGAAGTATTAGGTTATCAAACACAAGATGCCTTGATTGAGCAATTAAAGGCACATAACAATACTGATGTAGCCGGCTACAAAGTCAGTATGACAAGTGCAGAAACACAAGCATATGCGAATACCCATGAACCTGCTTATGGTACATTACTCAAAACAGTCATCCAGCAAAGTGGTGCCACTGTAAAATTGGACAACTTGTTCGCACCATTAATCGAGCCAGAATTGGTATTTGTAATCACAGAAGACTTACCTTCTAATCCAAGCATTGAAGATGTGCTCAATCATTCGCAATTAGCACCAGCGATTGAAGTGCCTGATGCGCGCTATCAAGATTGGTTCCCAAACTTTACATTAGGAGATTTATTAGCCGATAACACAGCAACTGGCCTTGTCGTTGTAGGTGAACCTGTTGCACAATTGGATTATGACAAGCTGGGTGCAGTCACAATGTCATTGAAACATAATGGTACAGAAGTCAAAACAGGCATCGCATCAGAAGTATTAGGTAACCCTGTTAAAGCGGTGCAATGGCTCAGTCAAAAGTTAGCAAGTCACGATAAGTCACTTAAAAAAGGCAATGTCATCTCGTCAGGTACTTTCATCCCACCTATCAAGGCGGAACAAGGTACTTATACGGTTGATTATCAACATGTCGGTCAAGTAACAGTTACATTTGAATAA
- the ahpC gene encoding alkyl hydroperoxide reductase subunit C, producing MSLIGKQIGEFTAQAYNAKTDEFVEVTQEDLKGNWSVVVFYPADFSFVCPTELQDVQNHYEKLQELGTNVFSVSTDTHFVHKAWHDHSDAISTLKYTMIGDPSQQITRLFDVLDEEAGLAQRGTFIVDPDGVVQAAEINADGIGRDASTLVHKIKAAQYVRQNPGEVCPAKWEEGGETLTPGLDLVGKI from the coding sequence ATGTCATTAATCGGTAAACAAATTGGAGAATTCACAGCACAAGCGTACAACGCAAAAACAGATGAGTTCGTTGAGGTAACACAAGAAGATTTAAAAGGTAACTGGAGTGTCGTTGTATTCTACCCAGCTGACTTCTCTTTCGTATGCCCAACAGAATTACAAGATGTTCAAAACCATTATGAAAAATTACAAGAACTTGGTACAAACGTATTCTCTGTATCAACAGACACACATTTCGTACACAAAGCTTGGCACGATCACTCAGATGCAATCAGCACATTAAAATACACAATGATCGGTGACCCATCACAACAAATTACACGTTTATTCGACGTTTTAGATGAAGAAGCTGGTCTTGCACAACGTGGTACATTCATCGTTGACCCTGATGGTGTTGTTCAAGCAGCTGAAATCAATGCTGACGGTATCGGCCGTGACGCAAGCACATTAGTACACAAAATCAAAGCAGCTCAATACGTACGTCAAAACCCAGGTGAAGTTTGCCCAGCGAAATGGGAAGAAGGCGGCGAAACATTAACACCAGGATTAGACTTAGTAGGTAAAATTTAA
- the ahpF gene encoding alkyl hydroperoxide reductase subunit F has translation MLNQELKNQLAQLLDLMEGDVVFKLSTGSDESSQKMEDLVNEVSDMSSRITVEKADLKRSPSFSVNRPGEDTGVTFAGVPLGHEFNSFVLALLQVSGRAPKEEQSVIDQIKAIDKPLNFETYISLTCQKCPDVVQALNLMSVLNPNITHTMIDGATFKEEAEDIMAVPSIFLNGEQFGSGRMTVTDILSALGQGPDASEFEGKEIFDVLVVGGGPASASSAIYAARKGLRTGIVADRIGGQVNDTQDIENLISVKKTTGTSLAVNLEEHINEYNIDVMKGVRAESVNKTDESIDLTLDNGAVLHTKTLIVSTGARWRQLGVPGEQELANKGVAYCPHCDGPLFEDKHVAVVGGGNSGVEAAIDLAGICKSVTLLEFGAEMRADQVLQERLNSLSNTTVITNAATKEITGDERVTGLTYEDTQSKEQQHIELDGVFVQIGLSPNTEWLGDTVNRNRMGEIEVDRLGATNVPGIFAAGDCTDQRYKQIIISMGSGATAALSAFDYLIRN, from the coding sequence ATGCTTAATCAAGAGTTAAAGAATCAACTTGCACAACTTCTTGATTTGATGGAAGGTGACGTTGTCTTCAAATTAAGCACAGGATCTGATGAATCATCTCAAAAAATGGAAGACCTTGTGAATGAAGTATCAGACATGTCATCACGCATTACAGTAGAAAAAGCAGACTTAAAACGTTCACCTAGCTTTAGTGTGAATAGACCCGGAGAGGACACTGGCGTTACTTTCGCCGGTGTTCCTCTTGGTCATGAGTTTAACTCTTTCGTTTTAGCACTTCTACAAGTGAGTGGTCGTGCACCAAAAGAAGAGCAATCTGTAATCGATCAAATCAAAGCAATTGATAAACCATTAAACTTTGAAACATATATCAGCTTAACATGTCAAAAATGTCCGGATGTTGTTCAAGCATTAAACTTAATGAGTGTTCTTAACCCAAATATCACACACACGATGATTGACGGTGCAACATTCAAAGAAGAAGCTGAAGATATTATGGCTGTGCCATCTATCTTCTTAAATGGTGAACAATTCGGTAGCGGTCGTATGACTGTCACTGATATTTTAAGCGCACTTGGTCAAGGCCCTGATGCTTCAGAATTCGAAGGCAAAGAGATATTCGATGTCCTCGTTGTCGGCGGTGGTCCTGCGAGTGCAAGTTCTGCTATTTACGCTGCACGTAAAGGTTTACGTACAGGTATTGTTGCGGATCGTATCGGTGGTCAAGTTAACGATACACAAGACATCGAAAACTTAATCAGCGTGAAGAAAACAACAGGAACATCACTTGCGGTTAACCTTGAAGAACACATTAACGAATATAACATCGATGTGATGAAAGGGGTTCGTGCTGAATCTGTAAACAAAACAGACGAAAGCATTGACCTTACATTAGATAATGGTGCCGTACTTCACACAAAAACATTGATTGTTTCAACAGGTGCACGTTGGAGACAACTCGGTGTACCAGGTGAGCAAGAGCTTGCAAATAAAGGTGTTGCATACTGCCCACACTGTGACGGTCCATTATTCGAAGACAAGCATGTCGCTGTTGTCGGCGGTGGTAACTCTGGTGTTGAAGCTGCGATTGACCTTGCAGGTATCTGTAAGAGTGTGACGTTACTTGAATTCGGTGCAGAAATGCGTGCCGATCAAGTCTTACAAGAGCGTTTGAACTCTCTATCTAATACAACAGTCATCACAAACGCTGCAACGAAAGAAATTACTGGTGATGAACGTGTCACTGGTTTGACTTACGAAGATACACAATCTAAAGAACAACAACATATCGAATTAGACGGTGTCTTCGTTCAAATCGGTCTTTCTCCTAATACTGAGTGGTTAGGCGATACAGTCAACCGCAACAGAATGGGTGAAATCGAAGTTGATCGTTTAGGTGCTACGAACGTGCCAGGTATCTTTGCTGCCGGAGACTGTACAGATCAACGCTACAAGCAAATTATTATCTCTATGGGATCAGGTGCAACAGCTGCACTATCTGCTTTTGACTACCTTATCCGTAACTAA
- a CDS encoding DUF1002 domain-containing protein, producing the protein MYKKLLISGLTASLLMVGVAQNTYAANEFKPKEEIFLQGADLNENQLEATKDKLGVSNGVTTYQVTNTDVIRFTGTEYDYIHSSALIKPKRFGRGVDVKIETPENITRITKEQYMNAAITSGIQDATIRIASIDQVTGEGALTGIYKAYEAQGNALNSEDIQNAHTELNELARISENNSEKEGYSDEALNEAIADMKAQIAEAKASDQQINELTVNNIVNQTLNVRGLDNVLSNNEIAVIQNMMMNVAQSDVLNQDPEAYQKQANELKDTIQKTAGDKLEALKSLDNEETRNFLQRLWDEFVSLVTRIWHWLVSFV; encoded by the coding sequence ATGTATAAGAAACTATTAATCAGTGGATTGACCGCCTCTTTGTTGATGGTAGGTGTTGCACAGAATACCTATGCCGCCAACGAGTTCAAGCCTAAAGAAGAAATCTTTCTTCAAGGAGCAGACTTGAATGAGAATCAATTGGAAGCGACGAAAGATAAGTTAGGTGTTAGTAATGGTGTGACAACGTATCAAGTAACGAATACAGATGTTATTCGTTTTACGGGAACGGAGTACGACTATATTCACTCGAGTGCACTGATTAAACCTAAGCGTTTTGGACGAGGGGTAGATGTTAAGATTGAAACGCCTGAAAATATTACGCGTATTACGAAAGAACAGTATATGAATGCAGCGATTACATCGGGCATTCAAGATGCAACGATTCGTATTGCTTCTATTGATCAAGTGACTGGTGAAGGTGCGTTGACAGGAATATACAAAGCTTATGAAGCGCAAGGCAATGCGTTGAATAGTGAAGATATCCAAAATGCACATACGGAATTGAATGAATTGGCACGTATCAGTGAGAACAATTCAGAGAAAGAAGGTTACTCTGATGAAGCGCTGAATGAAGCGATTGCTGATATGAAGGCGCAAATTGCAGAAGCTAAGGCGTCTGATCAACAGATTAATGAATTGACGGTTAACAACATTGTGAATCAGACATTGAATGTGCGTGGATTGGATAATGTATTAAGTAATAATGAGATTGCTGTGATTCAAAATATGATGATGAATGTGGCGCAATCAGATGTACTTAATCAAGATCCTGAAGCTTACCAAAAACAGGCAAATGAGCTGAAAGATACAATTCAGAAGACAGCAGGCGATAAGTTAGAAGCATTGAAGTCATTGGATAACGAAGAGACGCGTAATTTCTTGCAGAGATTATGGGATGAGTTCGTGTCATTGGTGACAAGAATCTGGCATTGGCTCGTATCATTTGTATAA
- a CDS encoding MetQ/NlpA family ABC transporter substrate-binding protein translates to MKYFKLSIIFLLALVLVACGKGADSKQENGKSFTIGFGPGTYEEIFRGGALPILEKKGYDVEIKSFSQTDQINPAMKDGDIQASIFQSTAYMDSINDKIDAKMIKNNEVPTAPQSLWSKKHNSLDDIQDGQTIAVPNDPVNQERALRILEDLGWIKLDNKTTGVNFKLSSVQPGKYDLKFSEVAAPQVLRSLEDVDYGVVNGNYIADSGQKISDALVVEKTPDEHKVMLSINESDKDKEWAKALRDTYKDPEFQKWFRDHKEYSGYIEPTNW, encoded by the coding sequence ATGAAATATTTTAAATTAAGTATTATTTTCTTGCTGGCACTGGTACTTGTTGCATGTGGCAAAGGGGCAGACAGCAAACAAGAGAATGGAAAATCTTTTACCATCGGTTTTGGCCCCGGCACATACGAAGAAATATTCCGTGGTGGTGCACTGCCTATCCTAGAGAAAAAAGGTTATGATGTTGAGATTAAAAGCTTCTCTCAAACAGATCAAATTAATCCAGCGATGAAGGATGGTGACATTCAAGCATCCATCTTCCAAAGTACGGCATATATGGATAGTATTAACGATAAAATTGATGCAAAAATGATTAAAAATAACGAAGTCCCAACTGCACCACAGTCACTATGGTCTAAAAAGCACAATTCACTCGATGACATTCAAGACGGTCAAACAATTGCAGTTCCTAATGATCCAGTTAACCAAGAACGTGCTTTAAGAATTTTAGAGGACCTTGGTTGGATTAAATTAGACAATAAAACAACAGGTGTTAACTTTAAGCTTTCTAGCGTTCAACCTGGTAAGTATGACTTAAAATTCAGCGAAGTCGCAGCGCCACAAGTGCTTCGTTCATTAGAAGATGTTGATTACGGTGTCGTGAACGGAAACTACATTGCCGATAGCGGTCAAAAAATTAGTGACGCACTTGTCGTTGAAAAAACACCTGATGAACATAAAGTGATGTTGAGTATCAATGAATCTGATAAAGACAAAGAATGGGCGAAAGCATTGCGTGACACGTACAAGGATCCTGAATTCCAAAAATGGTTCCGTGACCACAAAGAATACAGCGGATATATTGAGCCAACAAATTGGTAG
- the bioB gene encoding biotin synthase BioB — MNIARNILEGVALTHQKALELFTDVSYDTMSLVHEAYLLRKHYYGHKIKLNMILNAKSGICPEDCGYCGQSRDMKEKQRYALVSENQITEGAKVAAENEIGTYCIVMSGRGPSDKEVDHITASVEHIKAAHPQLKVCACLGLTNDVQAAKLKAAGVDRYNHNLNTSERYHDEVVTTHTYQDRVDTIETMKAHHISPCSGVICGMGETDEDIVNMAFALKDIDADSIPVNFLHPIKGTKFGEMDALTPMRCLRILALFRLVNPSKEIRIAGGREVNLRSLQATALMVANSIFVGDYLITGGQPNQLDYDMIKDLGYEIDDGN; from the coding sequence ATGAATATTGCACGTAATATCCTTGAAGGCGTAGCATTAACACACCAAAAGGCTTTGGAATTATTTACAGATGTATCATACGACACAATGTCACTCGTCCACGAAGCATATCTATTACGAAAGCATTATTATGGACATAAGATAAAGTTGAATATGATATTAAATGCGAAGAGTGGTATTTGCCCGGAAGACTGTGGATACTGCGGGCAGTCTAGAGATATGAAAGAAAAACAAAGATATGCGTTGGTTTCGGAAAATCAAATTACAGAAGGTGCCAAAGTCGCAGCTGAAAATGAGATAGGGACATACTGTATTGTGATGAGTGGTAGAGGGCCAAGTGATAAAGAAGTTGATCATATCACAGCATCTGTCGAACACATTAAAGCAGCACACCCACAATTGAAAGTCTGTGCATGCTTAGGATTGACGAATGATGTGCAAGCGGCCAAGTTAAAAGCAGCAGGTGTTGATCGATATAACCATAACTTGAATACGAGTGAACGATATCATGATGAAGTTGTCACAACGCATACATATCAAGATCGTGTCGATACGATAGAAACGATGAAGGCACACCACATATCCCCTTGTTCAGGTGTCATATGTGGAATGGGGGAAACCGATGAAGATATTGTAAATATGGCCTTTGCGCTAAAAGATATCGATGCAGACAGTATTCCAGTCAACTTCTTACATCCAATTAAAGGGACGAAGTTTGGAGAGATGGATGCGCTGACACCTATGCGTTGCTTGCGTATTTTGGCGTTATTTCGCTTAGTGAATCCATCGAAAGAGATTCGTATTGCAGGGGGACGTGAAGTGAATTTGCGCTCTTTACAAGCGACTGCGCTCATGGTAGCAAACTCCATTTTTGTAGGTGATTACCTTATCACTGGTGGACAACCCAATCAATTGGATTATGATATGATCAAAGATCTAGGATATGAGATTGATGACGGCAATTGA
- a CDS encoding methionine ABC transporter ATP-binding protein, whose amino-acid sequence MITFQNVSKTFSKKQTTVHALNDVSFTVDKGDIFGVIGYSGAGKSTLVRLVNQLEKQTSGDVYVDNHHLNTYTPADLRKVKKDIGMIFQHFNLLNSKTVFKNVAMPLILSNINPTEIKKRVDEMLAFVGLEGKSQQYPSELSGGQKQRVAIARALVTNPKILLCDEATSALDPATTDAILDLLKKTNETFGVTILVITHEMSVIQKICNRVAVMEQGRVIELDSVKNVFSHPKTETAKRFVSTVINTEPSEHVLKQIAHKDNAQVYRLFIESDQISNAIVNDLIAKFQVEVNIIHAFMAEIQTEAVGYLWLQIIGDTTQQQAIQAHLTEQHIQYEEVSADARFIH is encoded by the coding sequence ATGATTACGTTTCAAAATGTCAGCAAAACATTCAGTAAAAAACAGACCACTGTACATGCATTAAATGACGTTTCTTTCACCGTTGATAAAGGGGACATTTTTGGCGTCATTGGTTATAGCGGTGCCGGTAAGAGTACATTAGTGAGACTCGTCAACCAGCTAGAAAAGCAAACATCAGGCGATGTATATGTCGATAATCATCACTTAAATACATATACACCCGCAGATTTGCGTAAAGTCAAAAAAGATATCGGCATGATCTTTCAACATTTCAATCTCCTCAACTCAAAAACAGTCTTCAAAAATGTTGCAATGCCACTTATCCTCAGCAACATCAATCCAACAGAAATCAAAAAACGTGTCGATGAAATGCTCGCATTCGTTGGATTGGAAGGAAAGTCACAACAATATCCGAGCGAACTATCCGGTGGACAAAAACAACGCGTCGCTATTGCACGTGCGCTTGTCACAAACCCTAAAATTTTATTGTGTGACGAAGCGACAAGTGCACTCGATCCGGCAACGACAGATGCAATTCTCGATTTATTGAAGAAAACGAATGAAACATTCGGTGTTACGATTCTTGTAATCACACATGAGATGAGTGTGATTCAAAAGATTTGTAACCGAGTGGCAGTCATGGAGCAAGGTCGTGTGATTGAATTAGATTCTGTCAAAAATGTATTCAGTCACCCGAAGACAGAGACTGCTAAGCGTTTCGTTTCTACGGTAATTAATACGGAGCCTTCAGAACACGTTTTAAAACAGATTGCGCACAAGGACAATGCACAAGTTTATCGCTTGTTTATCGAGAGTGATCAAATCTCCAATGCAATTGTCAATGACTTGATTGCGAAATTCCAAGTTGAAGTGAACATTATCCATGCATTTATGGCAGAGATTCAAACAGAAGCTGTCGGTTATCTCTGGTTACAAATCATAGGTGATACGACACAACAACAAGCGATTCAAGCACACTTAACAGAACAACACATTCAATATGAGGAGGTATCAGCAGATGCTCGGTTCATCCATTGA
- a CDS encoding methionine ABC transporter permease: MLGSSIDSSQLLEALYQTLYMVTVALVIGALIGIPLGILLVVTRPNGIWPNPFIHHALNPIINILRSVPFIILLIAIVPFTKLLVGTSIGTTAAIVPLTVYVAPYIARLVENSLLEVDDGIIEAANAMGASPIQIIRYFLLPEALGSLILSITTAIIGLIGATAMAGAVGGGGIGDMALVYGYQRFDTFVILITVVVLVIIVQLIQSLGNVLARKVRRH, encoded by the coding sequence ATGCTCGGTTCATCCATTGATTCATCACAATTACTTGAAGCCCTTTACCAAACACTGTATATGGTAACTGTTGCCCTTGTTATCGGTGCATTGATTGGGATTCCCCTCGGTATTTTACTTGTAGTCACACGTCCGAATGGCATCTGGCCAAATCCCTTTATCCATCATGCCTTGAACCCAATCATCAATATTTTAAGATCTGTACCATTTATTATTTTACTCATCGCCATTGTGCCGTTTACAAAATTATTAGTCGGGACATCTATTGGAACAACGGCTGCAATTGTACCATTAACCGTTTATGTTGCACCTTATATCGCAAGACTTGTCGAAAACTCTTTATTAGAAGTCGATGACGGCATTATCGAAGCAGCCAACGCGATGGGCGCATCACCCATCCAAATTATTCGCTACTTCTTGTTACCAGAAGCACTCGGCTCACTTATCTTATCCATCACAACTGCTATTATCGGTTTGATTGGTGCGACTGCAATGGCTGGTGCGGTCGGCGGTGGTGGTATTGGTGATATGGCTCTTGTATATGGCTATCAGCGTTTTGATACATTTGTCATTCTCATCACCGTTGTCGTCTTAGTCATCATCGTACAACTCATTCAATCACTTGGTAACGTACTCGCAAGAAAAGTAAGAAGACATTAA
- the gmpC gene encoding dipeptide ABC transporter glycylmethionine-binding lipoprotein codes for MKRIMTLLLVAIFVLAACGQNNDNQKKVTIGIASNDSKAWEKVKELAKEEDIDLEIKQFSDYNVPNKALSDGDIDMNAFQHFAFLDTFKKENKGTDITPIRTSVLAPLGIYSEKVKDVKDVKDGAKVAVPNDISNQARALKLLERAGLLELNDDFGLSSSIKDIKNNPKNLDITAVDAQQTARALSDVDISVINNGVASKAGLDAKKDPIFLEDSKGDTTKPFINIIAVNTKDKDNKTYQRIAELYHSKEAKDALKEDTKDGEIVIDLKPSEIKEIEDSLK; via the coding sequence ATGAAAAGAATCATGACTCTACTACTTGTAGCTATTTTCGTATTAGCTGCTTGTGGTCAAAACAATGACAATCAAAAAAAAGTAACAATTGGGATTGCTTCAAACGACTCTAAAGCATGGGAAAAAGTTAAAGAACTCGCAAAAGAAGAAGATATTGATTTGGAGATTAAGCAATTCTCTGATTACAATGTACCAAATAAAGCGCTAAGCGATGGGGATATCGACATGAACGCCTTTCAACACTTTGCTTTCCTTGATACATTCAAAAAAGAAAATAAAGGAACAGACATCACACCCATTCGTACATCTGTACTCGCACCACTTGGTATCTACTCTGAAAAAGTGAAGGATGTAAAAGATGTAAAAGATGGTGCTAAAGTGGCCGTTCCTAACGATATTTCAAACCAAGCACGTGCATTGAAATTACTTGAAAGAGCAGGCTTACTTGAACTTAATGATGACTTCGGTCTTTCTAGTTCAATCAAAGACATCAAAAACAACCCAAAAAACTTAGATATCACTGCCGTGGATGCCCAACAGACAGCACGTGCATTGTCAGATGTAGATATTTCGGTTATTAATAATGGGGTTGCATCAAAGGCAGGCTTAGATGCGAAGAAAGATCCTATTTTCCTTGAAGATTCAAAAGGAGATACTACGAAACCTTTCATTAACATTATCGCAGTGAATACAAAGGACAAAGATAACAAAACATACCAACGTATTGCAGAACTTTATCACTCTAAAGAAGCAAAAGATGCCTTGAAAGAAGATACTAAAGACGGTGAGATTGTCATCGACTTGAAACCATCAGAAATTAAGGAAATTGAAGATAGCTTGAAATAA
- a CDS encoding PTS ascorbate transporter subunit IIC, whose protein sequence is MNSVLGFFVDVFSQPAILVALIAFVGLVVQKKSAADITSGTIKTILGFLVLSAGAGVVTNSLEPFGQMFQEAFGVQGVVPNNEAIISIALKEYGTTAALIMMFGMLVNILIARFTNLKYIFLTGHHTFYMAAFLAILLTVGNITGTLTVVLGSLILGLIMAVLPALGQSTMTKITGSNQVAIGHFGTVSYWAAGEVGKLFAGKSKSTEDINFPKGLSFLRESTISISLTMIVLYIIAALFAGPQYVHTELSDGTNFIVFSVIQGVTFAAGVFIILTGVRLILAEIVPAFKGISEKLVPNTKPALDCPIVFPYAQNAVLIGFFVSFITGVIGMFIMFLLGGVVILPGVVPHFFLGATAGVFGNARGGIKGAVAGSALNGLLITFLPLLFIPFMGELGSAATTFSDTDFLAVGIIVGYITKYLGTIGIAALIAIVAVLAVMFQKRSDDKYAQEK, encoded by the coding sequence ATGAATTCAGTATTAGGGTTTTTCGTCGATGTTTTTAGCCAACCCGCAATTCTTGTTGCATTAATCGCATTTGTCGGATTGGTTGTCCAAAAGAAATCAGCAGCAGATATTACTTCAGGTACGATTAAGACGATTTTAGGATTCCTTGTATTAAGTGCCGGTGCTGGCGTTGTAACCAATTCTTTAGAGCCATTTGGTCAGATGTTCCAAGAAGCATTTGGTGTACAAGGGGTTGTTCCTAATAACGAAGCGATTATCTCTATCGCATTGAAAGAATACGGTACAACAGCGGCATTGATTATGATGTTCGGGATGCTTGTAAACATCTTAATCGCACGTTTTACAAATCTTAAGTATATTTTCTTAACAGGGCATCATACATTCTATATGGCAGCATTCTTAGCCATATTACTTACAGTGGGCAATATCACAGGTACATTAACAGTTGTCTTAGGCTCATTGATTTTAGGATTGATCATGGCAGTGTTACCAGCATTAGGTCAGTCTACCATGACAAAAATTACTGGATCAAATCAAGTGGCAATCGGTCACTTTGGTACAGTGAGTTACTGGGCTGCCGGTGAAGTTGGAAAGCTGTTTGCAGGCAAATCAAAATCAACAGAAGATATTAACTTCCCTAAAGGGTTAAGCTTTTTACGAGAAAGTACAATCAGTATTTCATTAACAATGATTGTTCTATACATCATCGCAGCATTATTTGCAGGTCCGCAGTATGTTCATACAGAATTAAGTGATGGTACAAACTTCATCGTATTCTCAGTCATTCAAGGTGTTACATTCGCAGCAGGGGTATTCATTATCTTAACAGGTGTGCGCTTGATTTTAGCGGAAATTGTCCCAGCATTTAAAGGTATTTCTGAAAAACTTGTACCGAATACAAAACCAGCTTTAGACTGTCCGATTGTCTTCCCATATGCGCAAAACGCTGTGCTTATCGGATTCTTTGTAAGCTTTATCACAGGTGTTATTGGTATGTTCATCATGTTCTTACTTGGTGGTGTCGTGATTCTACCTGGTGTTGTACCACACTTCTTCTTAGGTGCCACAGCAGGTGTGTTCGGTAACGCTCGTGGTGGTATTAAAGGTGCAGTAGCAGGTTCAGCACTTAACGGCTTGTTGATCACATTCTTACCGTTATTATTCATTCCGTTCATGGGTGAGTTAGGTTCAGCAGCAACAACATTCTCAGATACAGACTTCTTAGCAGTCGGTATCATTGTTGGTTACATTACAAAATATCTTGGTACAATCGGTATTGCAGCATTAATTGCGATTGTAGCTGTATTAGCAGTGATGTTCCAAAAACGTTCAGACGACAAATATGCGCAAGAGAAATAA
- a CDS encoding PTS sugar transporter subunit IIB: protein MKILVVCGHGLGSSFMVEMNAQEALKQLQAPSDIQVEHSDIMTASPEMADLFICGRDLEENAQRLGEVIVLDNILDKVELQGKLEEKLQSMNVL, encoded by the coding sequence ATGAAAATATTAGTAGTATGTGGACACGGTTTAGGCAGTAGCTTTATGGTTGAGATGAACGCACAGGAGGCTTTAAAACAATTACAAGCCCCTTCAGATATTCAAGTTGAACACAGTGATATTATGACAGCGAGTCCTGAGATGGCAGACTTATTCATCTGTGGACGTGACTTAGAAGAAAATGCGCAACGTCTTGGAGAAGTCATCGTATTGGATAACATTTTAGATAAAGTAGAATTACAAGGTAAGTTAGAAGAGAAGCTTCAATCAATGAACGTATTGTAA
- a CDS encoding PTS sugar transporter subunit IIA encodes MPEMIQTSHIQLQDRVTDWEEAIRVAAQPLREDGYFEQSYVDAMINSVHEMGPYIVIAPEIAIAHARPSEDVHKVGLSLLKLEEHINFSETGRYATLVFVLSAVDEAAHLDVLRNLAMRLSDTNTVEALMAAQSKEAIKQLLEERD; translated from the coding sequence ATGCCAGAGATGATTCAAACATCACATATTCAGTTACAGGATCGTGTAACCGACTGGGAAGAAGCGATTCGTGTAGCAGCACAACCTTTGCGTGAAGATGGGTATTTTGAACAATCATATGTTGATGCAATGATTAATAGCGTGCATGAAATGGGCCCTTATATTGTCATTGCACCAGAGATTGCTATTGCACATGCAAGACCGAGTGAAGATGTTCATAAGGTTGGGCTAAGTTTGTTGAAGCTAGAAGAACATATTAACTTTTCAGAAACAGGGCGCTACGCCACATTAGTTTTTGTGTTGAGTGCTGTCGATGAAGCGGCGCACTTAGATGTATTGAGAAATTTAGCCATGCGTTTAAGCGATACAAATACGGTTGAAGCGCTAATGGCAGCTCAAAGTAAGGAAGCAATCAAACAATTATTAGAGGAGAGAGATTAA